Proteins encoded in a region of the Lysobacterales bacterium genome:
- a CDS encoding putative peptide maturation dehydrogenase has protein sequence MNSVLPERVRRRHLHFIAIRDEVQIDLKALLAGSPQPGSCIRIELLCPITGKRIALGAEELGLLCEVPADRWSTTESLLARLGVSVALLAGLVERGLLLAADVEGAHGALEVEDARLGRSAWHPISLLYHAMSAWSGISSDDPLAEKQGTASPERLRRHIANHGRAPEQFWRHPQGASRTWLKDDLGDSALAELCMHRSTSRAFCVQTAIAKDALARLLRLSFGMLGVREIAPGLSAGHKLSPSGGGLHPIEAFVVCLNVEGLASGLYHYECGAHALSAVKLENVETLRSRMTELLTGQSFFADAAVIIFQAARSSRNYWKYRRHAKAYKVLFTDAGHLSQTWYLACASEGLGAFYTGAINDRDFCVWAELDPAEFVVIGANGSGKVEQADSPLHLNAERLVLDARP, from the coding sequence TTGAACTCGGTGTTGCCTGAGCGTGTGCGCAGGCGTCATCTGCACTTCATCGCCATAAGGGATGAAGTGCAGATCGACCTCAAGGCGCTATTGGCGGGGAGCCCGCAGCCCGGCTCCTGCATCAGGATCGAGCTGCTCTGCCCGATCACGGGCAAGCGGATTGCCCTGGGTGCCGAGGAGCTTGGGCTGCTCTGCGAGGTTCCGGCAGACCGCTGGAGCACCACCGAGTCCCTGCTTGCGCGGCTTGGAGTCTCGGTAGCGCTGCTGGCTGGCCTGGTGGAGCGAGGCCTGCTGCTTGCGGCCGACGTAGAGGGGGCACACGGTGCGCTTGAGGTCGAGGATGCACGCTTGGGTCGATCAGCATGGCACCCCATCAGCCTGCTTTATCACGCGATGAGTGCCTGGTCTGGCATCTCAAGCGACGACCCCTTGGCGGAGAAGCAGGGCACGGCGTCGCCCGAGCGCCTGCGAAGACACATCGCCAACCATGGCCGGGCACCGGAGCAGTTCTGGCGGCACCCCCAGGGCGCAAGCAGGACATGGCTCAAGGATGACCTGGGTGACAGCGCGTTGGCTGAGCTGTGCATGCACAGGAGCACATCAAGAGCGTTCTGCGTCCAGACGGCGATTGCCAAGGACGCGCTTGCCCGCCTGCTTCGCCTGAGTTTCGGCATGCTCGGGGTGCGCGAGATCGCTCCAGGCCTATCAGCGGGGCACAAGCTGAGCCCCTCAGGCGGTGGGCTCCACCCGATCGAGGCGTTTGTTGTCTGCCTGAACGTCGAAGGGCTGGCCAGCGGCTTGTATCACTACGAGTGCGGGGCGCATGCGCTGAGCGCGGTGAAGCTGGAGAACGTCGAAACGCTGAGGTCGCGCATGACAGAACTGCTGACCGGGCAGTCTTTCTTCGCGGACGCGGCGGTCATCATCTTCCAGGCTGCACGATCGAGCCGGAACTACTGGAAGTACAGGCGTCACGCAAAGGCGTACAAGGTCCTTTTCACGGACGCAGGGCACCTGTCGCAGACCTGGTACTTGGCCTGCGCGTCCGAGGGGCTCGGCGCCTTCTATACCGGCGCCATCAATGATCGCGACTTTTGCGTGTGGGCTGAACTCGACCCGGCAGAGTTCGTCGTGATCGGTGCAAATGGCTCAGGCAAGGTCGAGCAGGCCGATAGCCCCTTGCACCTCAATGCCGAACGACTTGTGCTTGATGCGCGCCCGTGA